The stretch of DNA AGAGTGGAATATAGCATCATTTTATCAACAGATTCCCAACTGTTCACAGTGCTGAAAAGCCTTCATTTATCCTTTGGCAAGCTGACAATGATACCAAGAACTGTAAACTTAGAGTCTGGAGGGAAACAGGCTAACTGAGGTGCAGACTGTGCAAAGAGGCCTCTCTCCAGCAGGGTGAATCACTGTCGAGTATGGGCTGGACAGCATGTAACACTTGAGAATGACAGAGCTAAGATGTGCTGTGGTACTTCCATGTCCAGAAAGATATACAAGTACTGGCCACCCACCAGATATTGTactaataaacacaaaacaagtggTGATAAATATAACAATTCCCAGTGAGAGCAACATCAAGAGGAAGGAATTTAAGAAGATGGAGAGGTTTCTATCCACAGGGCTGCAGTTCTAGGAATGGCTAAGATATTACGCAGAATACTTAAACTCCCAGGTCTCAAGTAAGGGACTCAACACCGACAGAGATGAATACACCATCCATAATGGTGTCATGGAAACTTTAGTTTATGGTGCCATCACATTTGTGATGACACCAGTTGTGGtagatgcattttattattgtgaAGTGACTGGAGAGTGGATAAAGGTGGATGGCAGCCAAATTGTTGGCAGAAATTGCTTCCTAATCAACTGCTTTTCTACTGAATTTGAGAGGGAAAACACAAGGGAAATGGCAGTTCTCAGCAGTGCTCATTATCCAGTCCTCTTGAACCACCTGATGTTTATGTAACCTGCTCTGTTTTGTTATCCTAATTGCCATGCCTGATGATCCATCTACCCATTTTCCATAGCCATTTATCCGTAATCAGATTCTCACGGGGCTCGGACCAATTGGCAGCCCATGACAGTGATAACAAATTCACACTATGGGCAGTTCTATGGGCAATTTAGAACAGTccattcacctgacctgcatgacTTTGGACAGtcagaggaaacccacacaaacatgaggagaaaatgaaaacaccCTGATAATCCCTCTGGAGTTCCTCCTGGATGATAATTCTCCTGAAATTCGGTTCAGTACAACAGCCATATAAACAGATGtataaaaaacatgaacaacaaTAATGGTCTATTCTAATCAAGCAATCTACTCTGCATTGGGGGTGTATCGCCCACACCTGTAACCTGTCAGGTGAGCATCACATTTGGTGGTGTAAGTGAAATAAAGAACCCCTTTGCTCAGTTGACAGCTTAGAGGGTGAGTGCCAAGTTCAGGGAAAACCACACATCTCCCGGCCACATCATTGTAAAGCACGTCCCTGTCCCAGACTTCAAAGGTCAACGGGTGACCCACTTCCACCGAGCCAAAGTCATAAGAGGCATTCCACACTGGATCGTTATTGTCCATCACCGTCTCCGTCTCCTCGTATATGCCATTGTAGAAGATCTTGACATACGCATCTGTTTTCGTGAACGTGTCTGCCCTCAGACCTGCAGCTCTGTGGATCTCCAGTTTCAGAGTTCCTCTGCCAGCGCGCAGAGGACAGCAGTTATGGTCCAGGTTGGGAGTTGGGGAGCATTTCCTAAAACCGACTCGGTCCTCTGATAGCTGGTTCTCCTTAATATACTCTGTGATAACGTTTCTCAGATTATCACTGATCTCTTGGTCTTCCACCAGATGATGCAGAGGGAAGATGGCATAAGAAACCACATCAGGGTTATTGTGGAGGCTGTTCATCCAGCTATGGTATGCCTCAGATAGATCCTGATTATAAAGGATGTCAGGGAAGTACCTCTCCCCCCCAATAACCTCAATCTTATGGGTCATGAAGCCTTGGTAAAATCCCATGGTCATATTACTCTTCAGGAGATTATCACATTTGTTGGAGAAGGATGCATTGACGGGGAGGAATCCCAAAGCCATCCGGAGTTCAATGTTCAGGCATTTTTTGATATCGGACTCTGAGAAGCCCTTCAGTGTAGCCAGGCAGGTCCTGAACGCAGTGATTCGTCTTACCTTACCGCCAAGTTGTACCTAGGGCACACATGCATTGAGTtacacagacataaaaaataacacatgaaGAAAGACATTGTACAAGCACACTATATAAGAAGCAGGTACTGAGCAGCCACACACTGCTCCGACCACCCACACCACTCTGACCTggtgtatgtagtgtgtcccataGGTGTCTATCAGACGTCTGTAGAGAGCTCTGTTCTGGCTCATGTTGAAGCTCCGTGGGAGTCTCTTGAGATGCTTGGCGAACTCTGCACTGAGCTGGGGTTCATCAGCCAGCCTGTAGCTGAGATAACAACACATGTTGAGTTCAACTAAAGCACCACAGGAATATAACTTGAgctatgtgtttatgttgttcATGGGGTGCTCTCTGGACTAAAGACAATCAACAACTGAGTTCACTGTAAGGTCCCGGCTGTTAGCTGTTATTCTGTAAGccaaaaatgtgtgcatttgaaTGTTGATAAAATACTTGTCTTGTTGTATTTTGTTCTGTGGCTTTGATAAATATGAACTAGGTAGTTGTAAGTTAACTGATACAGAATGAACACTTAAATGTTCCTaaatgttttctcatttgaCCCACTTTTCTAAGTACCTACAAGCCAATGTGTAGGtttatttgattaatttgttGTTACGCTGCCAATGTACTGACTGAAAATACACTTGCCTCCacatgtgtgtggggggtgggggtggtgggggggtcagGAAGGCTTTGCCAAAACCATCAAATCAGATTAATTTGTGCCTCTACATTTATTTTCCTATTAGTCATTGTTGGGTCCCAATTCTGGTCTTAAGGAATGCTGCATTAGATGATGTAATATTTAACCTTTAAGCACAATGTCCATGTATAACAAAATCACGATTCCTGTCTCAGCCTTTCACTCTTTCtcatgctgtttttcagcattACGTCATTGTTGGCAGTAGTATTTACTTCTCCGTCACAACAGGTTTTGATGCTTTAATTCTTTGACAGGTGATTTCAAATAAAGCAACACTACTAGTGTCTTACCTGTAGTAGGTGCAGCTGATTTCATGGGTGGCAAAGGTGGCCTTGTCCACACTGTCCTGTGAACGAGCAAACTTCGCCATGTCTGAGCGGCTTCCCCCGAACACCGCCTTCCCCAGTTCATCCAGATTGAGTTCTGTGCCCCAGTTGTTAGTGACCAGGGAGCTGGAGCTACGCAACAAGGAGTTCACAGAGTGGTGGAGGGCGCTAGAAAGCTGCTTACTGCAACGACTGAAGGGCCGCCAGTCCAACACTGCTGCAGGGAGCTTCTGGAtctgaggaagaaaggaaagggagagTGCAGGGAGAAAAGGGTAAAGGGTAGTGTGGaacagcagggagggaggacacAGGAAAGGTAGAAAGGGAGGATCAAAAGTGAGGAGGAAATTATGAGGGTTGGATGGATTTAAAGAATGAAGGGAAGGTGAAAGGGGGAAGTGACGGATAGAATGCTATGCAGAATATTTACAGAGCAGAATCACACCAGTGAGTTTTGCAGTTAACAAGTGGTTACCTCTCCTTCATTGTAGCGGTTAGGACAGAGTGTACAGGTGTTGTTGTCACTCAGATGAGCTTTAACATCGATGACATATGCTCCTGTCCGACGCATGCGCACCACATCAAAACCTTCCCCTGCCAGGTTATGGCCCGGGACAAAAGGGGCTTTTTCACACTCCGGCCCAGAGCCAATCCAACAAGCCTGGACCCTACGGACCTCCAACACGATTGGCAAAGCCAGCATAAACAGGAAGAGGTTGCTCAGTTGGAATCCGTCAGCTGCCATGATTactgaaacataaaacattaaacTGGTCATAATGAAATCAAACATTAAAAGATgcataaatttatttatttttgtacaaacCAACTGTATCTATGAAAttcaagttcatgtttatttatagcccagtatcactgtttacagtctctaAGGGCTTTACATCAAACAGGACAGCACCCCCTGAtttaatcctcatagcaggcaagaaaaaacaaacaaacccagctATATCCATGAATCATAATCCCTCCAAAATGAAAGTGATGTGTGATTGGAAACCTATTATCGGCAATGTAGACAGTGTGTATTTACACTTGCATCATAGTAAAAACAAATTCATGAGTAAATTACTGCTGGTTGCAGGTTATAGCTCATACTACCAAATATATCATGCCTATTATACAGCAAAATACAGATGAGACTGTAATCCTCTCTCCTTTGGAAACTGGAGCATGTAATCCTGCCACAGCTGCTGTGTCAACATAAAAAACGTgcacaataaaaatgtgcaggATGCAAGCAGTCAGACACTCTTACCTTGGACTGTGTCcgatttcttttcctttttttcttcagtggtCTCTGTTCTTCAGTCTTTTCCTTTTGCTCAGCACATTTGTCAGAGTGCGGGTGTTGTCCCCTCCAGAGATCCCTCTAAATCTTaatggctaaaaaaaataaacgttTGTTGTGCCTCTGTACTTACTCCATCAGTAACTCAGAGCACGATAACTATAAACAGACCAGTTCATAGTGAAGTCTAAACTGACTAAAGTCCTGATCCTTCTGGAAATGGAGTCACGGTTGAGCTAGTTTTGGCATTGCTGGCCGGTCGCGTTGAAAGCCTGCTGAGCGAACTCTATTGTGTGTCCTCTGCCTTATGAAAAAGACCAAGGGAGGTGCCTTGCTTCaggctatctctctctctctctctctctctctctctctctctctctctctctttctctctctctttctttctttccctcactTTCCCCCTCCACCCCAAGGTCAGACCAATTTCCTCAGCGTGAGTgggtttgttttcatgtttaagACCCAGCTTTGAGTCcctcacagctgtgtgtgtgtgtgtgtgtgtgtgtgtgtgtgtgtgtgtgtgtgtgtgtgtgtgtgcgtgtgcgtttgtgtgtgcgcttgtgtgtgtaggggggagGGAGATGCTTTTACAGTCACGAGAGACAAGATGTATTCTGGCATAAGCACTCTTTACAGGAAATGGATGtgggtgtgtttatgcatgtgcatgcaagtcggtatgtgcatgtgttcttgtgtgtgtgtatgtatggtgtgtgtgtctgtgtgtgtttttctgtctacATAATGTGTGAGACAGCCTGTCTGTGTACTGATAACCTAACCAGAGCCATACTGTCAGCCTCACCATTGTCTATTTATGGATGAGGGTGGAGTGCTAGTGGTTTTCTGGCTAAGGTTAAGGAAGATAAGTGGTACCTTCACACTCTCAGCCATATGACTTATTCCAAATGTGGCCAGAGAAAGCTCTGACTTTTAACCGTTCCTAAGCCAGATTTTCTGATTTTCGGTTGCTTAATGCTTTGACCTTTAATCATGTTTAACCCAGTGTGATTTTAAGCTGTCAActggaaagcttttttttttttttcctggagggGATTAATTGCAATTATTACATCTGTAAAAAGTGTACTTTTTAATAATTGCAAATAGTTACtaaggctgggcaatatggatgAAAtccaatatcacaatatctgtgaCCAAATATCTCAACACTGATATTGTGGGAGTCACTCTTGGTGCtctcataagatatttacagcTTATTTTTGGgctaaacaatcattagtaatttgGATATGATgcccaagcaggtagagacaaataataaaatgtctagaacagtctaatagatttaaaaaatatatatttctttactgtaatgcagcctttaaaactagtAAAAGACATgccttatgccatatcacaatattaatatatctgaaatcccagacaATGTGAGgtttcatatcatgatatcgatATATATCACTCAGCCCTATTAATTACCTTATTAATGTGCTTTAACTTCATTAATTGCAAAAGTGGAGAACTGCTAAATGCTGGTGAATGGCATATTGGAAGCTCCACATCCTTTTAAGATTTTCTGCATAACGTTTTAACTTCAATAAATCAGTAACACATCAAAGTTGCCACCTGTAACATTTTAGCACTTTTTGTAACATTTCAGCACATTAACATAATTGTAATCACTctaaacaaaagagagaaagaaagaagactgGCATCATCTACTGCCCCATAAACTATATTTTAGATTTTGCTCCACTGGAAAACAGCTGGATTTCTTTACACCACAAAGGGAAATTACTTTGTGgaagaaaacaggaagagggccaCTGTTCTTCCAGAGCATATGGAGCTAAAGCTTTCATAGTTCCTCTTAATAGCAGCCAGCATCCTCTTTACAACACAAAGCAATGGAATTTGTGTGAAATGCAGTTcttaatttggaaaaaaaacatgaaaactaacaaaacttcCGGTGTGATATGGAGGCTACCAGCGTGCTCAGCCGTGCTCCCAGTTGTTTCTCGTAGTTATGTCAACTTATCCATTTACGAGAATATGCTCATGtctaaaaaatgtgtgtgagagtctcTGCTTGCTTGTTTCTCACCACCTCCAGTACCATGTCTTCCCCCAAGACCAACATAACATAAAATAcgcacataaaaaaatattttgttccaCCTCCAAGGACTATTGAAATGTGTGCAAGGCATTCCTGTGAGGGAGAAATGCAGaatttatttcaccctctgtccTGTACCAGTCTGCCTTTCATGGTGATGTTTAAGACTTAAGTCTTCCAGGCCATGAAGATGATTTAGCgcaaaatctgcaaaaaaaaaaaaaaaacctccatatCACATAGGTCTTTTACAAGCCCTATAACATTCTGTAGGTTAGCACTGGGCATTTTAGACAACTTGGGTTGTTTCATTTGTAAACTGCGGTATGGACAGTTATACTACCTCTTCCCCTACCTACCTGATATGTAAatcatttatgtgtttatttatttattttggttggCAGACACGACAACACAGAACTATAAAATCtattttattcagttgttttgtgCAGTAGACAGGTAACAGAAGCAAAGTCAACCAagtatgagtttttttttttttatgaaaatctcaagagtaaaatgtatttaaaaatttgtaaatcctaaatcctaaatgtTTCATCCATGTTCTGATACTAAAGTTACAACAATAAAGCTGTAATTCTTACCTACTGTCAGTTGATAGGTAACAGCAATGttttaaacaacattttatgAATGGCATATTCAAATATTGTCGTACAGTACTGTCAAGCTTTTGAAAAGTGATCAAAAATATTGCACTACATGACTTTGGCCTTAAGAGGGCAATGTTGGTTTACTGTAACCTCCAACCACACTTACAATGACTGTACTTGCATTGATTTTAGAAGCAGATCATTGTAGAATCTGGAACACTCATAATCTTAAAtttgtaaatgttaaatatttgtCATTCTGAAATGTCAAAGTTATGAAAATGGATATAAGAAAACAATCCTCTCCCTTAAACATATctctaaaataacaaaatcaacTAGATACATTATTTATTGCTCTTGTTAAAATTTGTTCATGTGAATTAGTCATTAATGTTGTTTCAAAAGGCATAGAATTAAAACAAAGTACAAAGTAGCTCTGTCCTATTAACAGAGTAGCTCTGTCCTATtaatcacaacaaaatgaaatataaagtGACACATATAATCAAAAAGGAAGTtattaaaaaatctgccacacCTTATTCACTTCTGTCCCAAGCATCTAGGCTGTCTGTTCTGATGCTTGCTCCTGTGTCTCCATTTCTGCCCTGTTACTCTCCATCTCTCCGCTTATTGCTTCATAGCCCCTGTTCATCCTAAATCCAGAAGATAATCCTATCCTTCTCCTTTTTACCAAGAACAGCGCTCCTACAACCACCAAGACAACCAAACCAATCACCCCAAGAGCCACTCCTGCCTTTGCTCCACTAGACATCTGATGTGAGTCTGCGTTGAGCCTCCTTATAGTCTCCTTGATTTCATCCGGCCTCGCCAATTTCCACATCTTGGTTTGTCCCACTCTGATCCAGTTTCTCTGTCCCTCAGTCATCACCATGACTGTGTTTGTGGCTTGCACGGTAAAAAGTGGCGGCTGACTGAAAGGAGGTAGATGAACTGGTTGCAGCTGCCCACCAGTGAACAATCCTGACTTGACGCAGTAGAGGATCTCACAGCCATCGCTGATTGTAGCGAGGTGCTGACTGAACTGAGGAGGGCAGCGACGTTGACCCTCTGCCAGTGGGTTGGATGACTGGCAGCTGAAAAGGCCTCCGAAAGGCACAGAGAATCTGGTGCCAGCTTCATAGTCATTGCTCACACAGATCACTTGACCATCAGAGAGAAACTTTACTGGAATGAAGTTTTGGGGGCAGCTTTTGGCATTGGTGAGGGGATTCACACGGGAGGGGCTGTACAGGCCTCCAAACAGGTATCCTGAGTTGTCTGGGGCTTTTCCATTTACAGAGCACCAGTAGGTGTCAACATGAGCAGTGCGAACATAGTAGTTTTTCTCACACTCACGACTGTGGCATCTAAAAAGGCCCAAAAACCCACAATGATAGCTTTTGTCATGGCATTCGTACAAACTGTAAccctgctgcctctcctctgATCGCAGCAGAGTGGGGAGGTAAGGCTGACGGCAGGAGAAGTCACCTGTGTCTGGGTTTTTCTGGGCCAGAGCCTCACAAAGTGGATCTGCATCTTTGCTGATTTTACTACATGTCTGGTAGACACCACCAAAGCTGAGATTGGTCAGAGGGCCGTCACAGGACGCATCATCGATATTGGCCTGGAAGTTGAAATTCTTAGAGTTGATGTCAACACACCCAGGGCGGGTGTTGACCCTGTAGTAGCTCTCTATTGCGTGACTCACTGATAGAGCCACCTTGCCAACTGTGGGCTCTGGCAGATCGGGGAACGTGTTGGTGTTTATAAAGTAGTGGAGCGGCAATCCTGAACGGTCGATAGCGACCAGGTTGTTCCTGATGCTTTCCTGCCACTTCTGCAGAGTGATGCCTGGGTAAAAAGCTATACCGCCATGGCTCTGGACGAGAGAGTATGTAATATTAGACTGATATGCCTGAAGTGATGAGCTCTGGTGCGAATCTTTGCTACTTATATCAAACTTGAGCTTGTCAAAAAAGTTTAAGCCAGCACTTGCTGTGATTGTGGAGCTTTGTGACGCACTGTCAGACACATAGGAGGACCGGAGGTAGTCTTCTTCCACTAAAGAAGCTCCAGCATCAACACTTGTTATTACATGGGTTCCATAGTCAAACACTATCTTCTCAGACAGATAGGTTGCAAGCCTAGTCTGGTTGTTTTCTATAGCGTCTGCTATCTCCTCTGCTTGTTGTGCAAAGCGGGAGTCCACTGTGAAGTCGGGATATGCCTTCACTGTGTAGATTAAGTTACGAACCTTtcagggaagagaaagagggagagtacTTTGTCATGTGTTTGTCATTAGTagattgctgttttgtttgtttttagtagTTTGTCATACTTATTTAATCTTTTGATTTACATAGGGTTGTTTTTAGCTGAATTTACAAGAAACCATGGTGAACCTAACCCAATTTTGTTTGCTTAAAGCTGAAAAGGATAGCAAAATGTCATTAATTTAATACTCATGAAAACTCACCTGTACTCTGGCTGTGGTAGAGGAATCTTTAACCTGGTGGGTTTTCATCCTCTGGTTCTCAGAAGAAAACTTTGCATTcaacactgagaggaaggaTACATCTGAATTTATAGTGTGAGATGTTGAGCTTTTCTGTTCCAGCCAAGAGCTGATGATCTCCGAGTTAGTCTCCACGCCAGTCTCCTTCTGGGGGATGACAAACACCTCATCTGGGATGAAGTAGAGTCCATCCTCGGTGGTCTGACACTGAGAGTAGCTGAAGTTCATGACCCGACCCATATCCATGTTTCTAAGGTTGTCCCAGCCTCCACCTGGCAGCACCTCCAGTGCTGTGATGGAAAGGTTGGTGGAGGCATGACACTGTCGAAGCCAGTTGGAGGGGCGACTGTGAGGGTGAGGAGAGCAgacatggaggagagagagaaccaggAGTGTCGCTGCTTTCTGAGCCATGGCTGTGTCAAAAATCATAGTCAGGACTGTTCTGTCTATATATGAGGTTCAAGTGacgttcctcttcctctcatgtGACAAACAGGAACATCAAGTTAGGGCTTGTGGTTGGTGGATCatgttttgctttcatttgcacAAGCGTTGTTTCACTTACCCTAAAGTATGTTTagtattcaaatttaaatagcAGAAAAAAGTAAGCTTAAGCAGTTGGATAAATTTGACTCACTATAATATGACTATTGATTATGTCTAGATACTCTCCCTAATGCAGACTGACTTGCTTTATTTAACATCTCATAAAAATATCTACACCTTATTGTAGAAAACAGTGATAAAAACTTCAAAATTAGACCCGTTGGCAGGAGCAATCACATAAGTTTTATTTACCATTATTTACCACAATTTATGGTGTTGAATTCATTCAAGCGTGCTCTGATTTCAGTCGGCACATGCTTGGGTTACCAAAATGCAGTGACCTAAAGTGAACTCCTGCTTATAGGTTAATTGGTCTAAGTTAATTAGTAGGGGAGCGCGGGGTAGAAACTAACGTGGGGTCAGTTGTAACACGGACTTTTCAGGTATTTGCACAAGGTCAACCGGCAAGTGCTTCCGGTTAGTTCGTCAGATGATCATAAGAGAGCCCAGTGcaaattttggggggaattggctgcatttttgaggagatacgtgtaaaagtgtgttttaccaccaagtAAGTGAATTACTTtacctttctaattttttgattactgaactgtgtgtgtgcgttaccgaatccaatcttacatcaacGTATTAAGCATCATTAtgcctaaaacatagcactgattcaaaacgTTTAGCTAACTTGTAGTGAGTGCTAGTcaggtttgagaccagtgactacacagtggggttggttgtaacgcagtgttacaactaagccacaattaaaacaactgcatatttgtcactaacataagagtaacgttagctacgtagtgtagctgtgtgtgtgtgtgtgtgtgtgtgtgtgtgtgtgtgtgtgtgtatgtgtgtgtgtgtgtgtgtgtgtgtgtgcacaaggtggagcatgtgtgtgtggatataacatGTGAGCCCCTATCATCATGGGATTTCTACTGTATTCTTTCTAGTAGCTAGTGTATATTGAAACAGATACTCCAACTAGTGtattaagagatttttttcttctgtgaggcTTACAAGCCAGAGTTATGATTTATGTGGTGTCAGAATAACCCCATGTGGGATGGGTTGATTgtcttattcattcattcattcattcatccacagaATGATATTACCCCTGCAGTCTGCACAACACTGCACATCTGCGtgggtttttactattattataggcctattttttttttatttcctataGTAGGCGTATAGTATTCGTGTAATATCCTAAATGGGACTCACGGCGTATTTGTGGTACTGTGGGCCTGCGTTTATATTGGCCATAAGACTTTTATGGGGCAGGGGACTCCGCTACACCACTGATGGCCTATACTATCAGTATCCCCAGTAGAATGCAAATgagattgtattaaactgtgttaaaccaaacctttctataAGTGTTAAAACTAAGACTCCCTTCGTTACAATTAACCCCacctgtggggtaaattgtaacatttctcttcttccacttagggtgaaatcccacggaaatggtaggttctagaaacaaagttacagtgttcatttgtagcagagatgtgtatgttgcttgtattaaaaaatgagttctctaactcctacatatcctacattttttgcctttggcctgAAACGTTAGGTTGTACCCCTCGCTCCCCTAAATCCTTAATTTCTAAAGGTTGCATAACTGTACACtcaaatatgtatgtgtgtacatacatacatacaaaaaataaattaaatgattcTATGGTTTCTCAGTACCATTCAGCCTGTGGCAATCTCATGTGACACCACGTCTCTCAGTCTGGGACCTATGCCTATATTTGCAGGCCACAGTTTTAAGGAACCAGGAATGTTAGTTTTGTCGATAACTCTTCTGTTTCA from Myripristis murdjan chromosome 9, fMyrMur1.1, whole genome shotgun sequence encodes:
- the mpeg1.1 gene encoding macrophage expressed 1, tandem duplicate 1, encoding MAQKAATLLVLSLLHVCSPHPHSRPSNWLRQCHASTNLSITALEVLPGGGWDNLRNMDMGRVMNFSYSQCQTTEDGLYFIPDEVFVIPQKETGVETNSEIISSWLEQKSSTSHTINSDVSFLSVLNAKFSSENQRMKTHQVKDSSTTARVQVRNLIYTVKAYPDFTVDSRFAQQAEEIADAIENNQTRLATYLSEKIVFDYGTHVITSVDAGASLVEEDYLRSSYVSDSASQSSTITASAGLNFFDKLKFDISSKDSHQSSSLQAYQSNITYSLVQSHGGIAFYPGITLQKWQESIRNNLVAIDRSGLPLHYFINTNTFPDLPEPTVGKVALSVSHAIESYYRVNTRPGCVDINSKNFNFQANIDDASCDGPLTNLSFGGVYQTCSKISKDADPLCEALAQKNPDTGDFSCRQPYLPTLLRSEERQQGYSLYECHDKSYHCGFLGLFRCHSRECEKNYYVRTAHVDTYWCSVNGKAPDNSGYLFGGLYSPSRVNPLTNAKSCPQNFIPVKFLSDGQVICVSNDYEAGTRFSVPFGGLFSCQSSNPLAEGQRRCPPQFSQHLATISDGCEILYCVKSGLFTGGQLQPVHLPPFSQPPLFTVQATNTVMVMTEGQRNWIRVGQTKMWKLARPDEIKETIRRLNADSHQMSSGAKAGVALGVIGLVVLVVVGALFLVKRRRIGLSSGFRMNRGYEAISGEMESNRAEMETQEQASEQTA
- the prf1.5 gene encoding perforin 1.5 gives rise to the protein MAADGFQLSNLFLFMLALPIVLEVRRVQACWIGSGPECEKAPFVPGHNLAGEGFDVVRMRRTGAYVIDVKAHLSDNNTCTLCPNRYNEGEIQKLPAAVLDWRPFSRCSKQLSSALHHSVNSLLRSSSSLVTNNWGTELNLDELGKAVFGGSRSDMAKFARSQDSVDKATFATHEISCTYYSYRLADEPQLSAEFAKHLKRLPRSFNMSQNRALYRRLIDTYGTHYIHQVQLGGKVRRITAFRTCLATLKGFSESDIKKCLNIELRMALGFLPVNASFSNKCDNLLKSNMTMGFYQGFMTHKIEVIGGERYFPDILYNQDLSEAYHSWMNSLHNNPDVVSYAIFPLHHLVEDQEISDNLRNVITEYIKENQLSEDRVGFRKCSPTPNLDHNCCPLRAGRGTLKLEIHRAAGLRADTFTKTDAYVKIFYNGIYEETETVMDNNDPVWNASYDFGSVEVGHPLTFEVWDRDVLYNDVAGRCVVFPELGTHPLSCQLSKGVLYFTYTTKCDAHLTGYRCGRYTPNAE